From one Triticum aestivum cultivar Chinese Spring chromosome 4B, IWGSC CS RefSeq v2.1, whole genome shotgun sequence genomic stretch:
- the LOC123090166 gene encoding uncharacterized protein: MVAVRKTKPVGVIHGVCDAGHRWSRRSAPTLSSPPSLITSHDKEGHRGRADLKELPLIHSNDSIKELNRSIEKHERRHDLVISSYTLGEIPSLNNRITIVRQLWDLTKDVLVLLEPGTPQGSKTIRQMRSCILWMEKRKCRKSKKSACAAPSKMKSMVVQEDLLKNGAFVVAPCESEFWHFSFQKSAILIDADMLAASDEIVDQEVNGHACESWTISAWYCGSSLSSCLALGANMDLQFT, translated from the exons ATGGTGGCGGTGAGAAAGACAAAGCCCGTGGGCGTCATCCACGGCGTGTGCGACGCCGGCCACCGCTGGTCCAggaggagcgcccccaccctctcctctcctccttccctcaTCACAAGCCACGACAAGGAGGGCCACCGTGGCCGAGCAG ATTTGAAGGAGTTGCCACTTATCCACAGCAATGATAGCATCAAAGAGTTGAACCGCAGCATCGAGAAACATGAGCGACGTCACGACCTTGTAATATCA TCTTACACACTTGGGGAGATTCCTTCATTGAATAACCGTATAACAATTGTGAGGCAACTTTGGGACCTAACAAAAGATGTTTTG GTTTTGTTAGAGCCTGGAACTCCTCAAGGGTCAAAGACTATAAGACAAATGCGCTCATGTATCCTTTGGATGGAAAAGAGA AAGTGTCGCAAGAGTAAAAAATCTGCATGTGCTGCTCCAAGTAAAATGAAGAGCATGGTTGTTCAAGAAGATTTGCTGAAAAATGGTGCCTTCGTGGTTGCCCCG TGTGAGAGCGAGTT TTGGCACTTCTCATTTCAGAAATCAGCTATCCTG ATAGATGCTGACATGCTTGCTGCATCTGATGAGATTGTGGATCAAGAAGTTAATGGACATGCTTGTGAATCATGGACAATCTCGGCCTGGTATTGTGGCTCGAGTCTGAGCTCTTGCTTGGCTTTAGGTGCAAACATGGACCTTCAGTTCACCTAG